In the genome of Labrus mixtus chromosome 21, fLabMix1.1, whole genome shotgun sequence, one region contains:
- the hbae4 gene encoding hemoglobin subunit alpha-D-like, with the protein MLSATEKTLLAEIWARLTPVAEDIGSDALHRMFTTFPGSKVYFSHLDISPRSPHLLSHGKKIVLAIAEGAKDISQLTVTLAPLQTLHAYLLRIDPHKFKLFSHCVLVALAVHLGDDFTHVAHAAMDKYLSAFAAVLTEKYR; encoded by the exons ATGCTCTCAGCGACAGAGAAAACCCTGCTTGCAGAAATATGGGCCAGACTGACTCCTGTGGCTGAAGATATTGGGTCAGATGCGCTTCATAG GATGTTTACCACCTTCCCGGGTTCTAAGGTCTACTTCTCCCATCTGGACATCAGCCCTCGCTCGCCTCACCTGCTCTCTCATGGCAAGAAAATCGTCCTGGCCATCGCCGAGGGAGCCAAAGACATCAGCCAGCTGACCGTCACCCTGGCTCCTCTGCAGACCCTGCACGCCTACCTGCTCCGGATCGACCCCCACAAGTTCAAG cTCTTCTCACACTGTGTGCTCGTCGCTCTGGCCGTTCACCTGGGCGATGACTTCACACACGTTGCACACGCAGCGATGGACAAGTACCTGTCAGCCTTCGCAGCCGTGCTCACTGAGAAATACAGATGA
- the LOC132955034 gene encoding hemoglobin subunit beta-1-like, translated as MVEWTDQERTIINGIFASLDYEDIGPKSLSRCLIVYPWTQRYFGAFGNLYNAEAIKTNPNIAAHGITVLHGLDRALKNMDNIKATYSDLSVLHSEKLHVDPDNFKQLGDCLTIVIAAKMGSAFTAEMQAAFQKFLAVVVSALGRQYH; from the exons ATGGTTGAGTGGACTGATCAGGAGCGCACCATCATCAACGGAATCTTCGCCAGCCTGGATTATGAGGACATCGGACCAAAATCGCTGAGCAG GTGTCTGATTGTCTACCCATGGACTCAGAGGTATTTCGGCGCCTTCGGCAACCTCTACAACGCTGAGGCCATCAAGACCAACCCAAACATTGCAGCCCACGGCATCACGGTGCTGCACGGTCTGGACCGGGCTCTGAAGAACATGGACAACATTAAGGCCACCTATTCAGATCTGAGCGTGCTGCACTCCGAGAAGCTGCACGTCGACCCCGACAACTTCAAG cAACTGGGTGACTGCCTGACCATCGTCATCGCCGCCAAAATGGGCAGCGCCTTCACAGCAGAGATGCAGGCTGCCTTCCAGAAGTTCCTGGCCGTTGTGGTGTCCGCTCTGGGAAGGCAGTACCACTAG
- the hbae5 gene encoding hemoglobin, alpha embryonic 5: MSLTEKDKATVKALWAKIQKSADTIGGDALFRLFTTYPQSKIYFSHWTDLGVNSASVKAHGKKVMGGVALAVSKIDDLTKGLLELSEQHAFQLRVDPANFRLLSHCILVVIATLYPQDLTPEAHVCLDKFLANLSLALSERYR; this comes from the exons ATGAGTTTGACCGAAAAAGACAAGGCCACAGTCAAGGCACTGTGGGCCAAAATCCAAAAGTCTGCAGATACCATCGGGGGTGATGCTCTGTTCAG GCTGTTCACCACGTATCCCCAGTCCAAGATCTACTTCTCCCACTGGACAGACTTGGGTGTCAACTCCGCCTCCGTGAAGGCCCACGGAAAGAAGGTGATGGGTGGAGTCGCTCTGGCAGTGTCCAAGATCGACGACCTCACCAAGGGGCTGCTGGAACTGAGCGAGCAGCACGCCTTCCAGCTGAGAGTGGACCCGGCCAACTTCAGG cTCCTGTCCCACTGCATTCTCGTGGTGATCGCCACGTTGTACCCCCAGGATCTTACCCCCGAGGCCCACGTGTGCCTGGATAAATTCCTGGCCAACCTGTCTCTGGCTCTCTCCGAGAGATACCGCTGA
- the aqp8a.1 gene encoding aquaporin-8a.1, whose product MSGDEIKHEVFTITEAAEGRNTSKKWCIFEKYVQPCLTELFGTSLFVFVGCASVIGNVGTLGVIQPAVAHGLALGVLIMLFGQISGGHFNPAVSLMAFLCGGMELPLLVPYIVAQMVGGMAGAGLTKAIYPTDKYAASLGGAFSVAPNALAESCLAEVVMTTFLTTVVCMGAINAKTRSPWAAFCIGLTVTANIFAGATISGACMNPARAFGPAVAANHWSHHWIYWVGPICGALVTVSFIRLMFGDQKTRLVLK is encoded by the exons ATGTCAGGAGATGAAATCAAGCACGAGGTCTTCACAATAACTGAGGCTGCAGAAGGGAGGAACACAAGCAAGAAGTGGTGCATCTTCGAGAAGTATGTCCAGCCCTGCCTGACCGAGCTGTTCGGGAccagcctgtttgtgtttgtcgggTGTGCGTCTGTTATTGGAAATGTGGGGACATTGGGCGTCATCCAGCCCGCTGTGGCACACGGACTGGCTCTGGGGGTGCTGATCATGTTGTTTGGGCAAATAAG TGGGGGGCACTTTAACCCTGCTGTGTCTCTGATGGCGTTCCTGTGCGGAGGGATGGAGCTTCCTCTGCTCGTGCCTTACATCGTGGCTCAGATGGTTGGAGGCATGGCTGGTGCTGGTTTGACCAAG GCGATATACCCCACCGACAAGTATGCTGCTTCCCTTGGAGGGGCCTTCAGCGTAGCCCCAAATGCTCTGGCTGAATCCTGCCTTGCAGAGGTCGTCATGACGACATTTCTTACCACTGTTGTGTGCATGGGGGCCATTAACGCAAAAACTCGCTCGCCGTGGGCCGCCTTCTGCATCGGCCTCACTGTGACAGCCAACATATTTGCTGG AGCAACGATATCTGGAGCCTGTATGAACCCTGCCCGAGCCTTTGGTCCTGCAGTGGCTGCCAACCACTGGAGCCATCACTGGATCTACTGGGTTGGACCCATTTGTGGTGCTCTGGTCACTGTCAGCTTTATCAG gttgATGTTCGGTGACCAGAAGACTCGACTTGTATTGAAGTAA
- the LOC132955033 gene encoding hemoglobin subunit beta-1-like, translating into MVEWTEQERAIISGIFAKLDYEDVGPKALCRCLIVYPWTQRYFGAFGNLYNAEAIKTNSKIAEHGKTVLHGLDRALKNMDNIKATYSELSVLHSEKLHVDPDNFKQLGDCLTIVIAAKMGSAFTAEMQAAFQKFLAVVVSALGRQYH; encoded by the exons ATGGTTGAGTGGACTGAGCAGGAGCGCGCCATCATCAGTGGAATCTTCGCCAAACTGGATTATGAAGACGTCGGACCCAAGGCTCTGTGCAG GTGTCTGATTGTCTACCCATGGACTCAGAGGTATTTCGGCGCCTTCGGCAACCTCTACAACGCTGAGGCCATCAAGACCAACTCGAAAATTGCAGAGCACGGCAAAACAGTGCTGCACGGTCTGGACCGGGCTCTGAAGAACATGGACAACATTAAGGCCACCTATTCAGAGCTGAGCGTGCTGCACTCCGAGAAGCTGCACGTCGACCCCGACAACTTCAAG caacTGGGTGACTGCCTGACCATCGTCATCGCCGCCAAAATGGGCAGCGCCTTCACAGCAGAGATGCAGGCTGCCTTCCAGAAGTTCCTGGCCGTTGTGGTGTCCGCTCTGGGAAGGCAGTACCACTAG
- the LOC132955032 gene encoding hemoglobin subunit beta-1-like gives MVEWTEQERAIISGIFAKLDYEDVGPKALSRCLIVYPWTQRYFGAFGNLYNAEAIKTNQRIAQHGKTVLHGLDRALKNMDNIKATYSDLSVLHSEKLHVDPDNFKQLGDCLTIVIAAKMGSAFTAEMQAAFQKFLAVVVSALGRQYH, from the exons ATGGTTGAGTGGACTGAGCAGGAGCGCGCCATCATCAGTGGAATCTTCGCCAAACTGGATTATGAAGACGTCGGACCCAAGGCTCTGTCCAG GTGTCTGATTGTCTACCCATGGACTCAGAGGTATTTCGGCGCCTTCGGCAACCTCTACAACGCTGAGGCCATCAAGACCAACCAGAGAATTGCACAGCACGGCAAAACAGTGCTGCACGGTCTGGACCGGGCTCTGAAGAACATGGACAACATTAAGGCCACCTATTCAGATCTGAGCGTGCTGCACTCCGAGAAGCTGCACGTCGACCCCGACAACTTCAAG cAACTGGGTGACTGCCTGACCATCGTCATCGCCGCCAAAATGGGCAGCGCCTTCACAGCAGAGATGCAGGCTGCCTTCCAGAAGTTCCTGGCCGTTGTGGTGTCCGCTCTGGGAAGGCAGTACCACTAG
- the aqp8a.2 gene encoding aquaporin-8a.2: MGVEKMEMDNIDSTLMEKGRKPPASKPPNKYEKLFQPCLAEIVGTMFFVFIGCVSVIENVPSAGRLQPALVHGLAVAVMVAAMDKMGVSQMMTPAERYWNSTGAAFDILKADSQLSGAIFGEVAMTCLVTMVVLLVAVNSKTKTPLAPFLVGCTVIINILAGGDVSGTCLNPARAFGPAVMANYWTYHWVYWVGPLGGGLLAAALLRLILGDEELRLVMKT, from the exons ATGGGGGTTGAGAAAATGGAAATGGACAACATAGACTCTACATTAATGGAGAAGGGAAGGAAACCACCTGCTTCTAAACCTCCAAACAAATATGAGAAGCTGTTTCAGCCCTGCCTGGCTGAAATAGTGGGGACcatgttctttgttttcatcgGCTGTGTGTCGGTAATCGAGAATGTGCCTTCAGCTGGACGGCTGCAGCCAGCACTGGTACACGGACTGGCAGTAGCAGTGATGGTAGCTGCCATGGATAAGATGGGTGTA TCACAGATGATGACCCCTGCAGAGCGCTACTGGAACTCAACAGGAGCTGCATTTGATATCCTAAAGGCAGATAGTCAGCTGTCAGGGGCCATCTTTGGGGAGGTGGCCATGACCTGCTTGGTCACCAtggtggtgctgctggtggCGGTCAACAGCAAGACCAAAACCCCGTTGGCTCCTTTCCTTGTGGGCTGCACCGTCATCATCAACATACTGGCAGG CGGTGACGTATCAGGAACGTGTCTGAACCCTGCCCGAGCTTTCGGTCCGGCTGTAATGGCTAACTACTGGACCTACCACTGGGTCTACTGGGTGGGACCTTTAGGTGGGGGTCTGTTGGCCGCTGCTTTGCTCAG gcTCATTCTCGGTGATGAAGAGTTACGACTCGTTATGAAGACATAA